One genomic window of Desulfobacterales bacterium includes the following:
- a CDS encoding efflux RND transporter periplasmic adaptor subunit: MKKIFISLIIILFVGFLGMRIYEKAFATKQDIKPKSRGSSIAVEVAPIIKSNIQEIRNFTGSLYSNIEYVLAPKISGRVKKIFVNIGNEVKGGQLVAVMDDDEYLQQVQQTNAELDVAKANLQESENTLENSKREYERALTLRKNKIISDSQLDSAESEYKTQQAKLKVAAAQVSQKEAALMMANLKLSYAQIKVPENNTAVFQVIGERFVDEGALLSVNTPVVSVIDIGKLIAVIHVIEKDYTKIKIGLPAVISTDAFLNQTFTGKVIRIAPLMKEKSREARVEIEVPNPNKLLKPGMFVRVVLQFEEHKNTTIIPTAALAKRNGSQGFFLVDAENKKANFIQASIGIVNNTQAEILSPSATGKVVTIGHHLLEDGALIMIPNEKNENKNQGQ, encoded by the coding sequence ATGAAAAAAATTTTTATTAGCTTAATTATCATTTTATTTGTTGGCTTTTTAGGTATGCGAATTTATGAAAAAGCATTCGCAACTAAACAAGACATTAAACCTAAAAGCCGAGGTAGCTCTATTGCTGTAGAAGTAGCGCCTATAATAAAATCAAATATTCAAGAAATAAGGAATTTTACTGGCTCTTTATATTCAAATATTGAATATGTCTTAGCTCCTAAAATAAGCGGTAGAGTAAAAAAAATATTCGTTAATATCGGAAATGAAGTTAAAGGAGGCCAATTAGTGGCTGTAATGGATGATGATGAATATCTCCAACAAGTCCAGCAAACTAACGCAGAATTAGATGTAGCAAAAGCCAATCTGCAGGAAAGCGAAAATACACTTGAAAACTCAAAACGTGAATATGAAAGAGCATTAACTCTTAGGAAAAATAAAATTATTTCAGATTCTCAATTAGATTCAGCAGAGTCTGAATATAAAACCCAACAAGCAAAACTAAAGGTTGCAGCTGCCCAAGTATCCCAAAAAGAAGCGGCATTAATGATGGCAAATCTTAAACTTTCTTACGCTCAAATTAAAGTGCCTGAAAATAATACGGCTGTGTTTCAAGTAATTGGAGAGAGATTTGTTGACGAAGGAGCTTTGCTATCTGTTAATACTCCGGTTGTTTCTGTTATTGATATTGGTAAGCTTATTGCCGTTATTCATGTAATAGAAAAAGATTATACTAAAATTAAAATTGGACTGCCGGCGGTTATTTCTACTGACGCATTTTTAAATCAAACTTTTACAGGAAAAGTAATAAGAATAGCGCCCCTAATGAAAGAAAAATCCCGTGAAGCAAGAGTCGAAATAGAAGTTCCTAATCCTAACAAATTATTAAAGCCCGGAATGTTTGTAAGGGTTGTTCTTCAATTTGAAGAACATAAAAACACTACTATAATTCCAACAGCTGCTTTGGCTAAACGAAATGGTTCACAAGGTTTTTTTTTAGTCGATGCTGAGAATAAAAAAGCTAATTTTATCCAAGCAAGTATAGGCATTGTAAATAATACTCAAGCTGAAATTTTAAGTCCTTCTGCTACTGGCAAGGTTGTTACCATAGGTCATCATCTTTTGGAAGATGGTGCTTTGATAATGATTCCTAACGAAAAAAATGAAAACAAGAATCAAGGACAATAA